A single Kribbella aluminosa DNA region contains:
- a CDS encoding response regulator transcription factor → MIRVVLADDHPVVRAGLAALLTSLPGIEVVGVAATGREAIREVVTTHPDVAVLDLQMPDLDGFAATRELARAAPEVAVLVLTMFEDDDSVFAAMRAGARGYLVKGAEQEEIARAIRAVAAGEAIFGPGVARRVLTFFAAPPPTDPFPELTTREREILDLLAAGLSNPAIATRLALAPKTVANNVSTIFTKLGTADRANAIIQARNAGLGVPKDGQ, encoded by the coding sequence GTGATCCGAGTTGTCCTGGCCGACGACCACCCCGTCGTACGCGCCGGCCTGGCGGCCCTGCTGACCTCACTCCCCGGCATCGAGGTGGTCGGCGTCGCCGCAACCGGCCGGGAAGCGATCCGCGAAGTCGTCACCACCCACCCCGACGTCGCCGTACTCGACCTGCAAATGCCCGACCTCGACGGTTTCGCCGCCACCCGCGAACTTGCCCGCGCGGCGCCCGAGGTCGCCGTACTGGTCCTCACCATGTTCGAGGACGACGACTCGGTCTTCGCCGCCATGCGCGCCGGCGCCCGCGGCTACCTGGTGAAAGGCGCCGAACAGGAGGAAATAGCCCGCGCCATCCGCGCCGTCGCCGCCGGCGAAGCCATCTTCGGCCCCGGCGTCGCCCGCCGCGTCCTCACCTTCTTCGCCGCCCCGCCCCCCACCGACCCGTTCCCCGAACTCACCACCCGCGAACGCGAAATCCTCGACCTCCTCGCCGCCGGGCTCTCCAACCCCGCGATCGCCACCCGTCTGGCCCTCGCCCCGAAGACCGTCGCCAACAACGTCTCCACGATCTTCACCAAACTGGGCACCGCCGACCGCGCCAACGCCATCATCCAAGCCCGCAACGCCGGCCTCGGCGTACCGAAGGACGGGCAGTAG
- a CDS encoding GAF domain-containing sensor histidine kinase, which translates to MATSGNRRGLAGALAALVVVEVVFAVAYGVSAGWGWQQLVDNFVVTNGLMGLTFGLCGAVIAWHRPANPIGWLFLADGIGHATTPVADALAHVVHDHVVQQAFVTVSLTAWPWSIGLFLPLALLLFPDGRLLSPRWRWAAIGIIATSPLFVLEMAGSGEPVSPELPRGLLTIPRFDALQPLWTATEVRNLAALLLALVCLAIRYRRADEPGRRQLLWLLLASVIALLFVTPWAFVAGTPILVLLAIPLIPIAVAVAIVRYQLLDIRLVVSRALTWALLSLVAIGIYAALVAVLDSLIASQVGRSAAVTVFVALIIAPVLPRLQQLVDRALYGDRNDPARVASRVGSQLSAGLPGVVAAIRSALRLPYAALRVDGRLIASDGIPPSHDTRPPHGTRPSLDPGPVDPGSEPVDPGPGPVDPGDGASGPTAEGVSVVPLSYGGQVLGLLEVGTRSGEAGLSSADRSVLALVAVPLAVAVHATRLSAELQTSRENLVSAREEERRRLRRDLHDGLGPTLTGVAFAADAAANLITTDTPRAVELLARLRADTRSAITDVRRLVDDLRPPALDELGLIAALRQRADQLSFRADGAPIRVTVTTDSLPPLPAALEVAAYRIATEALTNVVRHASATSAVLSLRCGTELEIEITDDGSANGVWHPGVGLQAMHDRTAELGGTLTAGPTPTGGQIQARFPLPAAASVPLEVR; encoded by the coding sequence ATGGCAACCTCCGGAAACCGCCGCGGCCTGGCCGGCGCGCTCGCCGCGCTGGTCGTGGTCGAGGTGGTTTTCGCCGTCGCGTACGGCGTCTCGGCCGGCTGGGGCTGGCAGCAACTTGTCGACAACTTCGTCGTGACGAACGGGCTGATGGGTCTGACCTTCGGCCTCTGCGGCGCGGTCATCGCCTGGCATCGCCCGGCCAACCCGATCGGCTGGCTGTTCCTCGCTGACGGCATCGGGCACGCGACAACGCCGGTCGCCGACGCCCTGGCTCATGTGGTGCACGACCACGTCGTACAACAGGCATTCGTCACCGTCTCGCTGACCGCCTGGCCGTGGTCGATCGGCTTGTTCCTGCCCCTCGCGCTGCTGCTGTTCCCGGACGGCCGGTTGTTGTCACCACGCTGGCGCTGGGCCGCGATCGGCATCATCGCGACCTCGCCGCTTTTCGTCCTCGAGATGGCGGGCAGTGGCGAGCCGGTCTCCCCCGAACTGCCCCGCGGATTGTTGACAATCCCACGGTTCGACGCGCTGCAGCCGCTGTGGACCGCGACCGAAGTACGCAACCTGGCCGCGCTCCTGCTCGCCCTGGTCTGCCTCGCGATCCGCTACCGCCGCGCCGACGAACCCGGCCGCCGGCAACTGCTGTGGTTGCTCCTGGCATCGGTGATCGCCCTGCTGTTCGTCACCCCGTGGGCATTCGTCGCCGGTACGCCGATCCTCGTACTGCTGGCGATCCCGCTGATCCCGATCGCCGTCGCGGTGGCGATCGTCCGGTACCAGCTCCTCGACATCCGCCTGGTGGTCTCCCGCGCGCTGACCTGGGCGCTCCTGTCGTTGGTTGCCATCGGCATCTATGCCGCGCTGGTCGCGGTGCTCGACTCGCTGATCGCGTCACAGGTGGGCCGCTCGGCCGCGGTGACGGTATTCGTCGCGCTGATCATCGCGCCGGTGCTGCCGCGCCTGCAGCAACTCGTCGACCGCGCTCTGTACGGCGACCGCAACGACCCGGCGCGGGTCGCATCCCGGGTCGGCTCGCAACTGTCCGCCGGGTTGCCAGGCGTGGTCGCCGCGATCCGCTCGGCACTCCGCCTGCCGTACGCCGCCCTGCGAGTAGACGGCAGGCTGATCGCCTCGGACGGCATCCCACCCTCGCACGACACCCGGCCCCCGCATGGCACCCGGCCCTCGCTCGACCCCGGACCGGTCGACCCCGGGTCCGAACCGGTCGACCCCGGCCCGGGGCCGGTAGACCCCGGCGACGGGGCGAGCGGCCCGACGGCGGAGGGGGTTTCCGTCGTACCACTCTCGTACGGCGGGCAGGTACTCGGGCTCCTCGAGGTTGGGACGCGCTCGGGCGAGGCCGGGTTGTCGTCGGCGGACCGGAGCGTGCTCGCGCTGGTCGCCGTACCGCTGGCGGTGGCAGTACACGCGACCCGGTTGTCGGCGGAGCTCCAGACGTCGCGGGAGAACCTGGTGTCGGCGCGCGAGGAGGAGCGACGGCGGTTGCGGCGCGATCTGCACGACGGACTGGGGCCGACGCTCACGGGCGTGGCGTTCGCAGCGGACGCCGCCGCCAACCTCATCACCACCGACACCCCGCGAGCCGTCGAACTGCTCGCCCGGTTGCGTGCCGACACCCGCTCGGCGATCACCGACGTACGCCGCCTGGTCGACGACCTCCGCCCGCCGGCCCTCGACGAACTCGGCCTGATCGCCGCCCTGCGACAACGCGCCGACCAGCTGTCGTTCCGCGCCGACGGCGCTCCGATCCGAGTCACGGTCACCACCGACAGCCTGCCGCCGCTGCCCGCCGCGTTGGAGGTCGCCGCGTACCGAATCGCGACAGAGGCCCTGACCAACGTGGTCCGTCACGCCTCGGCGACCTCCGCCGTACTGTCCCTCCGCTGCGGAACCGAACTCGAAATCGAGATCACCGACGACGGCAGCGCCAACGGCGTCTGGCACCCCGGCGTAGGCCTCCAAGCCATGCACGACCGCACCGCCGAACTGGGCGGCACGCTGACCGCCGGCCCAACCCCCACCGGCGGCCAAATCCAAGCCCGCTTCCCCCTCCCCGCCGCCGCTTCCGTCCCGTTGGAGGTGCGGTGA
- a CDS encoding methyltransferase domain-containing protein → MGEVTGGPGFVTERGSFRAAHVADQNVERQAFVLDQVAGRPAVRALKAWALEQLAPAAGETAVDVGSGMGEDVLAFATYGARAIGVEPSPGLRAEAARRTGRAEAGRRAAGAEAAQCAAGAEATLRAAGAGAALRGAGAEEVRRAPASGAPEGVEFVDGRAERLPFEDASVDVVRCERVLQHVDEPGDAVREIARVLRPGGRVALIDTDWGTSIIHPADPDVLQRIVDYFRGETANPYSGRRLRGLLVDAGLEITGETAATWIEPQDGATTGFVGMMHTTAARAGVITDAEAAAFTKTLGDAAERGVFHMSLTMYAVSARKP, encoded by the coding sequence ATGGGCGAGGTAACGGGCGGGCCTGGGTTCGTCACCGAGCGCGGGAGTTTCCGTGCCGCGCATGTGGCGGATCAGAACGTCGAGCGTCAGGCGTTCGTGCTGGATCAGGTGGCTGGGCGTCCTGCGGTGCGGGCGTTGAAGGCGTGGGCGCTTGAGCAGTTGGCGCCGGCGGCGGGGGAGACGGCGGTCGACGTCGGCTCGGGTATGGGGGAGGACGTGCTCGCGTTCGCGACGTACGGCGCCCGTGCGATCGGCGTCGAGCCCAGCCCCGGCCTCCGAGCCGAGGCAGCCCGACGCACGGGCCGGGCCGAGGCAGGACGACGCGCGGCCGGGGCCGAGGCAGCACAATGCGCGGCTGGCGCCGAGGCGACGCTACGCGCGGCCGGGGCCGGGGCGGCATTACGCGGGGCCGGGGCCGAGGAGGTGCGGCGTGCGCCGGCGTCGGGCGCCCCGGAGGGCGTGGAGTTTGTCGACGGGCGGGCTGAGAGGTTGCCGTTCGAGGATGCGTCCGTGGATGTGGTGCGGTGTGAGCGGGTGTTGCAGCACGTTGATGAGCCGGGGGATGCGGTGCGGGAGATCGCTCGGGTGCTGCGTCCGGGTGGGCGGGTTGCGTTGATCGACACCGACTGGGGTACGTCGATCATTCACCCGGCGGACCCCGACGTACTGCAGCGCATCGTCGACTACTTCCGCGGTGAGACCGCCAATCCGTACTCGGGCCGCCGGCTCCGCGGGCTGCTCGTCGACGCCGGGCTTGAGATCACCGGTGAGACGGCCGCGACCTGGATCGAGCCGCAGGACGGCGCCACGACGGGCTTTGTCGGCATGATGCACACGACCGCGGCCCGGGCCGGCGTGATCACCGACGCCGAGGCCGCGGCGTTCACCAAGACGCTAGGGGACGCGGCTGAGCGCGGCGTCTTCCATATGTCCCTCACGATGTACGCGGTCAGCGCTCGCAAGCCGTGA
- a CDS encoding DMT family transporter has translation MGRLFCLLSAAAFGVMAVFGKLAYGAGVSVDALLLVRFGLAAVLLLGIALARGALRNLPRRVVLTGLAMGAFGYAAQSTFYFSALARIDASLVALILYLYPVLVMGTAIALRREAASRRRVAALVIALLGIGLVLSGALSGHFDWSGLLLALGAPIVYTGYILVGDSVDVPPLALSALVCTGAFGTFVLLGFLRGGTDFGFAPIGWLWLTAVAVISTVAAILLFFAGMAQVGASVASILSIFEPVVTVVAAAWMFGEKLTAPQWFGGALVLSAVLVVQWPRRSRLASADRVHREGHMEDAALSRVP, from the coding sequence GTGGGACGCCTCTTCTGCCTTCTCTCCGCCGCCGCCTTCGGCGTGATGGCCGTGTTCGGCAAGCTCGCGTACGGCGCGGGCGTGTCCGTGGACGCGCTGTTGCTCGTCCGGTTCGGCCTCGCCGCGGTACTGCTGCTAGGCATCGCGCTCGCCCGTGGCGCACTCCGCAACCTGCCGCGCCGGGTCGTGCTCACCGGCCTCGCGATGGGCGCCTTCGGGTACGCCGCGCAGTCGACCTTCTACTTCTCCGCGCTCGCCAGGATCGACGCGTCGCTGGTCGCGCTGATCCTGTACCTGTACCCGGTCCTCGTCATGGGTACGGCGATCGCGCTGCGCCGCGAGGCCGCCTCGCGGCGCCGGGTGGCCGCGCTGGTGATCGCACTGCTCGGGATCGGCCTGGTGCTCAGCGGCGCGCTGTCCGGCCACTTCGACTGGTCCGGGCTACTGCTCGCACTCGGCGCGCCGATCGTCTACACCGGGTACATCCTGGTCGGCGACTCGGTCGACGTACCGCCGCTCGCGCTGAGTGCATTGGTCTGCACCGGGGCGTTCGGAACCTTTGTATTACTGGGGTTCCTGCGCGGCGGCACAGACTTCGGGTTCGCACCGATCGGCTGGTTGTGGCTGACCGCGGTGGCAGTGATCAGCACGGTCGCGGCGATCCTGCTGTTCTTCGCCGGCATGGCGCAGGTCGGCGCCTCGGTCGCGTCGATCCTGTCGATCTTCGAGCCGGTCGTGACAGTGGTCGCGGCGGCCTGGATGTTCGGCGAGAAGCTCACCGCGCCGCAGTGGTTCGGCGGCGCGCTGGTGCTGTCCGCGGTACTGGTCGTGCAATGGCCGCGCCGTTCACGGCTTGCGAGCGCTGACCGCGTACATCGTGAGGGACATATGGAAGACGCCGCGCTCAGCCGCGTCCCCTAG
- a CDS encoding LysR family transcriptional regulator codes for MMDLHRLRLLREVHGRGTVHGAARALGYSPSAISQQLAVLEREAGTPLLERVGRNVRLTAAGEVLVRHATALLEGVEAAEAELAAVAAGRVAGVVRIGAFQSAFIRVVAPAIRSLAGTHPDIRVQATELEVEQAAPALRMQQLDVMVGDEYDGQPRAVHTDLHREHLLREQISVVLPEDHPLAAKRRVPVEQLRELPWAACQPGTGHREMHVRVCRELGGFEPDIRYSSDDFRILLELVRTTGAGALLTDLALGAGAPGVAVRLPAEGDVGRAVFLLTRRTRTPAVAAVADALAAAATDQTRS; via the coding sequence ATGATGGATCTGCATCGGCTTCGGCTGCTGCGTGAGGTGCACGGCCGCGGCACAGTGCACGGAGCGGCCCGCGCGCTCGGATATTCGCCCAGCGCGATCTCGCAGCAGCTGGCCGTTCTGGAGCGCGAAGCCGGTACGCCGTTGCTCGAGCGGGTCGGCCGCAACGTACGGCTGACCGCGGCGGGCGAGGTCCTGGTGCGGCACGCGACCGCGCTGCTGGAAGGTGTCGAGGCGGCCGAGGCGGAGCTGGCGGCGGTCGCGGCCGGACGGGTCGCCGGGGTGGTGCGGATCGGGGCGTTCCAGTCCGCGTTCATCCGGGTCGTCGCGCCGGCGATCCGCAGCCTCGCGGGGACACATCCCGACATCCGCGTGCAGGCCACCGAGCTGGAGGTCGAGCAGGCCGCGCCCGCCTTGCGGATGCAGCAGCTGGACGTGATGGTCGGCGACGAGTACGACGGCCAGCCGCGCGCCGTCCACACCGACCTGCATCGCGAGCACCTGCTCCGCGAACAGATCAGCGTCGTTCTGCCGGAGGACCATCCGCTGGCCGCCAAGCGCCGGGTCCCGGTCGAACAGCTGAGGGAATTGCCCTGGGCGGCCTGTCAGCCAGGCACCGGGCACCGCGAGATGCACGTCCGCGTCTGCCGCGAGCTGGGCGGGTTCGAGCCCGACATCCGCTACAGCTCCGACGACTTCCGCATCCTGCTGGAGCTCGTCCGTACGACGGGTGCCGGGGCGCTCCTCACGGACCTGGCCCTCGGCGCCGGTGCGCCGGGTGTCGCCGTACGCCTGCCGGCCGAAGGCGATGTCGGTCGGGCGGTCTTCCTGCTGACCCGCCGTACCCGAACTCCTGCGGTCGCGGCGGTCGCCGATGCGCTGGCGGCCGCGGCCACTGATCAGACCAGGTCGTGA
- a CDS encoding dihydrofolate reductase family protein yields MRKIMYYVHQSLDGFIAGPNGEFDWAELGPELGAYSMGLTERADLFLYGRTVWEMMSSYWPNAEALNPDQHAIEFAPVWRRTSKIVLSTTLQSADWNTRIIRAADELEAIKEQPGKDILLTGSASVAAALTARGLLDEYHVIVHPVILGGGKPVHQPTERRTLRLVDNRTFDNRTVLLRHDLV; encoded by the coding sequence ATGCGGAAGATCATGTACTACGTGCACCAGTCGCTCGACGGCTTCATCGCGGGGCCGAACGGCGAGTTCGACTGGGCCGAGCTCGGCCCGGAACTCGGCGCGTACTCGATGGGGCTGACCGAGCGCGCCGACCTGTTCCTGTACGGGCGGACGGTCTGGGAAATGATGTCGTCGTACTGGCCGAACGCCGAGGCGCTGAACCCGGATCAGCACGCGATCGAGTTCGCACCGGTCTGGCGACGGACGTCGAAGATCGTATTGTCGACAACCCTGCAATCCGCCGACTGGAACACCCGGATCATCCGGGCCGCCGACGAGCTCGAGGCGATCAAGGAGCAGCCGGGCAAGGACATCCTGCTGACCGGGAGCGCGAGCGTCGCGGCGGCACTGACCGCACGAGGGCTGCTCGACGAATACCACGTCATCGTGCACCCGGTGATCCTCGGTGGCGGTAAGCCCGTCCACCAGCCCACCGAACGCCGCACCCTGCGGCTTGTCGACAATCGTACTTTCGACAATCGGACAGTCCTGCTCCGTCACGACCTGGTCTGA
- a CDS encoding FAD-binding oxidoreductase, whose protein sequence is MIENLRERTRGQVFVVGDEEYDAARRVNNWMIDKRPQVIVRCENTGDVMAAIDYARTNDLEIAVRGGGHSVPGFGTVDDGLVIDLSPMRNVRVDPVTRTARAGGGATWGDFNAATHAFGLATTGGIISTTGVGGLTLGGGIGYLARGLGLSCDNLVSADVVTADGRFLIASEKEHDDLFWALRGGGGNFGVVTALEFRLAPLSTIYGGPMFFELSDAAAVLAGFRDLIMDAPEQLGGFPAFQIAPPLPFIPEDRHGEPFAAIVGCWAGDLDEGEAQISKFRELAPVMAEHVGPMPYPALNSAFDALVPPGLQHYWKANFVTELTDEAIQAHLRHAPGLPAVNSTVHIYPINGACHRVTPDATAFAYRDANFATVIAGMWPDPAQNEASIDWVRSYYDDIAPHSEAGGYINFMAGDDQGRIRDNYRQNYDRLAEVKRRYDPDNVFHLNQNIVP, encoded by the coding sequence ATGATCGAGAACCTGCGGGAACGCACGCGGGGACAGGTCTTCGTAGTGGGAGACGAGGAATACGACGCGGCGCGCCGTGTCAACAATTGGATGATCGACAAACGACCGCAGGTGATCGTCCGGTGTGAGAACACCGGTGACGTGATGGCGGCGATCGACTACGCGCGGACGAACGACCTGGAGATCGCCGTCCGCGGCGGCGGGCACAGCGTGCCCGGCTTCGGTACGGTCGACGACGGACTGGTCATCGACCTGAGCCCGATGCGGAACGTCCGGGTCGACCCGGTGACCCGGACGGCGCGGGCCGGCGGCGGCGCGACCTGGGGCGACTTCAACGCGGCGACGCACGCGTTCGGGCTGGCGACCACGGGCGGGATCATCTCCACGACCGGTGTCGGCGGGCTGACCCTCGGCGGCGGGATCGGGTACCTGGCGCGGGGGCTCGGGCTGTCCTGCGACAACCTGGTGTCGGCCGACGTGGTGACCGCGGACGGGCGGTTCCTGATCGCCAGCGAGAAGGAGCACGACGACCTGTTCTGGGCGCTGCGCGGCGGTGGCGGCAACTTCGGCGTGGTGACCGCGCTGGAGTTCCGGCTGGCACCATTGTCGACAATCTACGGCGGCCCGATGTTCTTCGAGCTGTCCGACGCGGCCGCCGTACTGGCCGGGTTCCGGGACCTGATCATGGACGCGCCCGAGCAGCTCGGCGGGTTCCCGGCGTTCCAGATCGCGCCGCCGCTGCCGTTCATCCCGGAGGACCGGCACGGCGAGCCGTTCGCGGCGATCGTCGGCTGCTGGGCGGGAGACCTGGACGAGGGTGAGGCGCAGATCTCGAAGTTCCGGGAGCTGGCGCCGGTGATGGCCGAGCACGTCGGCCCGATGCCGTACCCGGCGCTGAACAGTGCCTTCGACGCACTGGTACCGCCCGGACTGCAGCACTACTGGAAGGCGAACTTCGTCACCGAGCTGACCGACGAGGCGATCCAGGCGCACCTGCGGCACGCGCCGGGCCTGCCGGCGGTGAACTCGACCGTGCACATCTACCCGATCAACGGCGCCTGCCACCGGGTCACCCCGGACGCGACCGCGTTCGCCTACCGGGACGCGAACTTCGCGACCGTGATCGCCGGCATGTGGCCGGATCCGGCGCAGAACGAGGCGTCGATCGACTGGGTTCGGTCGTACTACGACGACATCGCACCGCACTCCGAGGCCGGCGGGTACATCAACTTCATGGCCGGCGACGACCAGGGCCGGATCCGGGACAACTACCGGCAGAACTACGACCGGCTGGCGGAGGTGAAGCGCAGGTACGACCCGGACAACGTGTTCCACCTGAACCAGAACATCGTGCCCTGA
- a CDS encoding dihydrofolate reductase family protein has translation MRKLIETTFVTLNGVIDDPQNWSPPYWDDEHMAYNQSLMEGVEAQVLGRVTYEGFADAWLSRAGDPFADAFNAMPKYVATRTLTEWKWNAQPLEGDAADAVRRLKESDGGDLIKYGTGSFSRTLLENKLVDEYHFWIFPVVADGTNMLHGSGIEPTHLELLGTTTFKSGIVVHKLSPKK, from the coding sequence ATGAGGAAGCTGATCGAAACCACGTTCGTCACGCTGAACGGCGTCATCGACGACCCGCAGAACTGGAGCCCGCCGTACTGGGACGACGAGCACATGGCGTACAACCAGAGCCTGATGGAGGGTGTCGAGGCGCAGGTGCTCGGCCGCGTCACCTACGAGGGCTTCGCGGACGCCTGGCTGTCCCGGGCCGGCGACCCGTTCGCCGACGCCTTCAACGCGATGCCGAAGTACGTCGCGACCCGGACGCTGACCGAGTGGAAATGGAACGCCCAGCCGCTCGAAGGCGACGCTGCCGACGCGGTACGGCGGCTGAAGGAGTCCGACGGCGGCGACCTGATCAAGTACGGCACCGGGTCGTTCTCGCGGACGCTGCTGGAGAACAAGCTCGTCGACGAGTACCACTTCTGGATCTTCCCGGTGGTTGCCGACGGCACCAACATGCTGCACGGCAGCGGCATCGAACCGACGCACCTCGAGCTGCTCGGGACCACGACGTTCAAGTCCGGCATCGTGGTCCACAAGCTCAGCCCCAAGAAGTAG
- a CDS encoding NADPH-dependent FMN reductase: protein MRLAVIIGSTRRGRFGPTVAHWLAQQAAKQFEVDLVDLVTANLPDTLPDTDDAAPQEVQQLGTRLATADAFAVVTPEINSSFPAPLKTALDWYYEEWHAKPVAIVSYGREYGGCQAAAQLRQVFAELHAVTIRNTIALPCYWEQFTADGGWPKPSAGYEATAKLMLDQLVWWAEVLRDARNRRPYQP, encoded by the coding sequence ATGCGACTGGCAGTGATCATCGGCAGCACCCGCCGTGGCCGCTTCGGCCCGACGGTGGCGCACTGGCTCGCTCAGCAGGCTGCCAAACAGTTCGAGGTCGATCTTGTCGACCTGGTGACGGCGAACCTGCCGGACACGCTGCCCGACACCGACGACGCGGCACCGCAAGAGGTCCAGCAACTCGGGACCAGGCTCGCAACGGCGGACGCGTTCGCCGTAGTCACTCCGGAGATCAACAGCAGCTTCCCGGCGCCTCTGAAGACCGCACTGGACTGGTACTACGAGGAGTGGCACGCAAAGCCGGTAGCGATCGTCAGCTACGGCCGTGAGTACGGCGGCTGCCAGGCGGCCGCACAGCTGCGACAGGTGTTCGCCGAGCTGCACGCCGTCACCATCCGCAACACCATCGCCCTGCCCTGCTACTGGGAGCAGTTCACCGCGGACGGCGGCTGGCCGAAGCCGTCCGCCGGCTACGAAGCAACAGCCAAGCTCATGCTCGACCAGCTCGTCTGGTGGGCCGAAGTACTACGCGACGCCCGCAACCGGCGCCCGTACCAACCCTGA